Proteins from one Ornithobacterium rhinotracheale genomic window:
- a CDS encoding bifunctional folylpolyglutamate synthase/dihydrofolate synthase produces the protein MTYEQASHWLLNDLVFFQQQGSKAYKPGLERITALCAYLGNPQSQFKSIHIAGTNGKGSTAHMLSAVLQAHNLKVGLHTSPHLLSFGERNKINGENTQKEFITDFVAQHKDFIQSLGCSFFEVAVAMGFSYFAQEKVDVAIIETGLGGRLDATNIIQPEFSIITNIALEHTAILGDTLAKIAFEKAGIIKPKTPIIIGEYLPETKPIFEQKAQELNAPIIWAQNLPKNDFSTDLLGKYQAKNLQTLSATLPLIHEKIVALNHEKTKFALNHVAEISHFMGRWQQLLDKPLCITDTAHNPAGFKEIANQIEKIKAPKKYIILGFVADKDVSQILKLLPKKSNFEYFFTQANVERKMPIEILKNLISDDFKASFFESTELALKHALKIAQNDDFIFIGGSNFIVSEALAFFKK, from the coding sequence ATGACTTACGAGCAAGCCTCACATTGGCTCTTAAATGATTTAGTGTTTTTTCAGCAGCAAGGGAGTAAAGCCTACAAGCCTGGGCTTGAAAGAATTACAGCGCTCTGTGCATATTTAGGCAATCCACAATCACAGTTTAAAAGCATTCACATCGCGGGGACTAATGGCAAGGGGAGTACGGCGCATATGCTTAGTGCTGTATTACAAGCTCATAATTTAAAAGTGGGCTTGCACACTTCGCCGCATTTGCTCAGCTTTGGCGAGCGAAATAAAATCAATGGCGAAAATACTCAAAAGGAATTTATTACCGATTTTGTGGCTCAGCATAAGGATTTTATACAAAGCCTTGGCTGTTCGTTTTTTGAGGTTGCAGTGGCTATGGGGTTTAGCTATTTTGCACAAGAAAAAGTAGATGTTGCAATCATAGAAACGGGGCTTGGCGGTAGGCTTGATGCTACCAATATCATTCAGCCAGAATTTTCAATCATCACCAACATCGCACTTGAGCACACTGCGATTTTAGGCGACACTTTGGCTAAAATTGCATTTGAAAAAGCAGGCATCATCAAGCCTAAAACGCCCATCATCATCGGGGAATATTTACCCGAAACCAAGCCTATTTTTGAGCAAAAAGCACAAGAATTAAATGCTCCTATTATTTGGGCTCAGAATTTACCAAAAAATGATTTTTCTACGGATTTATTAGGAAAATATCAGGCTAAAAACTTACAAACACTAAGTGCTACACTGCCACTCATTCACGAAAAGATTGTTGCTTTAAATCATGAAAAAACGAAATTTGCCTTAAATCATGTGGCAGAAATCAGTCATTTTATGGGGCGTTGGCAACAATTGCTCGACAAGCCTCTTTGCATTACAGACACCGCCCACAACCCTGCTGGATTTAAAGAAATTGCAAATCAAATCGAAAAAATTAAAGCCCCTAAAAAATACATAATTTTAGGTTTTGTAGCAGATAAAGATGTCTCGCAAATTTTAAAATTATTACCTAAAAAATCGAATTTTGAATATTTTTTCACGCAGGCAAATGTGGAGAGAAAAATGCCTATTGAAATACTGAAAAATCTGATTTCCGATGATTTTAAAGCATCTTTTTTTGAAAGCACAGAATTGGCTTTAAAACATGCTTTAAAAATAGCTCAAAATGATGATTTTATTTTCATTGGAGGAAGCAATTTTATCGTGAGCGAAGCTTTGGCTTTTTTCAAAAAATGA
- a CDS encoding serine hydrolase domain-containing protein: MNRLKPIFWALSLLLFLSGGTLVSAKLKAPFKVKINYKTPIEKLEFHDTIAGVYSLLHNEIKQMNIGARNPSFNGTVLVAHKGKLIFEASYGVSNRAIGLRNTPKTPTQIASITKTFTGTSILWLEQRGFLNIKDPVQKYIWEFPYADITIQHLLSHRSGLPEYLKFSTRYWTSSAPMYNEELLAMFRNKKMRLDFQPGTSFSYCNSNFAMLALLIERITKMPYKQFVSQYIFEPLNMQNSFVYDPMDTYNFSFAKSYKANFSDFNNTFQDGVYGDKGIFTTVEDLFRWDRALYKNDFINEKLKQDAFTPTRDWSVAKNYGLGWRIKCYPNGEKYVYHTGWWHGYQGIFARYIKDDFTIIILSNRYISGISKNSEEIYKVAQQYLGLTDLS, translated from the coding sequence ATGAATAGACTAAAACCTATATTTTGGGCGCTGAGCCTACTTTTATTTTTGAGCGGAGGAACTTTGGTTTCTGCCAAATTAAAGGCGCCGTTTAAAGTGAAAATTAACTACAAAACTCCGATTGAGAAGTTAGAGTTTCACGATACAATTGCGGGGGTGTACTCTCTGCTTCATAACGAGATTAAGCAGATGAACATAGGCGCTAGAAATCCGTCTTTTAATGGGACGGTGCTTGTGGCTCACAAGGGAAAACTGATTTTTGAGGCATCGTATGGCGTTTCGAATAGAGCTATCGGGCTGAGAAATACGCCTAAAACGCCCACCCAAATTGCATCGATTACCAAAACTTTTACAGGAACCTCCATTTTGTGGCTCGAACAAAGGGGCTTTTTGAATATTAAAGACCCCGTTCAAAAATACATTTGGGAGTTTCCCTATGCGGATATCACCATTCAGCATCTGCTATCGCACCGCTCGGGCTTGCCAGAGTATTTGAAATTCTCTACGCGCTACTGGACTTCCAGTGCCCCGATGTATAATGAGGAGTTGCTCGCTATGTTTAGAAATAAGAAGATGAGGTTAGATTTTCAACCAGGCACCAGTTTCAGCTATTGTAACTCAAATTTTGCGATGCTGGCACTACTCATTGAACGCATTACCAAAATGCCGTATAAGCAATTCGTGAGCCAATACATTTTTGAGCCGCTGAATATGCAAAACTCATTTGTGTACGACCCGATGGATACCTACAACTTCTCTTTTGCCAAAAGCTACAAAGCTAATTTCTCCGATTTCAACAATACATTTCAAGATGGTGTGTATGGAGATAAAGGAATTTTCACCACGGTAGAAGATTTATTCCGATGGGATAGAGCACTTTATAAAAATGATTTTATCAACGAAAAATTAAAGCAAGATGCCTTTACCCCAACAAGAGATTGGTCTGTGGCTAAAAATTATGGTTTGGGTTGGAGAATTAAATGCTATCCAAACGGCGAAAAATATGTATATCACACAGGCTGGTGGCACGGATACCAAGGTATTTTTGCACGCTACATAAAAGATGATTTCACTATTATTATCCTTTCAAACCGATATATTTCGGGAATTTCTAAAAATTCTGAAGAGATTTATAAAGTGGCTCAACAATATTTAGGACTTACGGATTTAAGCTAA
- a CDS encoding metal-dependent transcriptional regulator has product MNSRTEENYLKTLLYLSNKDSAISTNDISKLLQIKMPTVTGMMKKFAEKGWVHYQSYKPIYLTDEGKKQAALVVRKHRLTEMFLVKIMGFAWDEVHEIAEQVEHIKSKIFFDKMDEILDHPSIDPHGAPIPNKNGEIPEIDAKALATCNEDEWVQVQSVRDSSEEFLRFLDEIGIHLGKKLKIEKKHNFDQSMVVLIDNELHTFSKAVTEMIFVTEK; this is encoded by the coding sequence ATGAATTCGCGTACCGAAGAAAATTACTTAAAAACCTTATTGTATCTTTCAAACAAAGATTCGGCGATATCCACCAACGATATCAGCAAACTTTTGCAAATCAAAATGCCCACTGTAACGGGGATGATGAAAAAGTTTGCCGAAAAAGGCTGGGTACACTACCAAAGTTATAAGCCCATTTATTTAACCGATGAGGGTAAAAAACAGGCTGCTCTCGTGGTGCGCAAACACCGACTGACCGAGATGTTCTTGGTTAAAATCATGGGTTTTGCATGGGACGAAGTACACGAAATCGCAGAACAGGTAGAGCACATTAAATCTAAAATTTTCTTTGATAAAATGGATGAAATCCTAGACCACCCAAGCATTGACCCACATGGTGCTCCTATTCCAAACAAAAATGGGGAAATACCTGAAATTGATGCCAAAGCACTGGCTACATGCAATGAAGACGAATGGGTACAAGTGCAATCTGTGCGAGATTCATCGGAAGAATTTTTAAGATTTCTAGACGAAATTGGAATTCATTTGGGCAAAAAATTGAAAATTGAAAAAAAACATAATTTCGACCAAAGTATGGTGGTTTTAATCGATAACGAATTGCATACTTTCAGTAAAGCTGTAACCGAAATGATTTTTGTGACTGAAAAATAA
- a CDS encoding ELKS/Rab6-interacting/CAST family protein codes for MKNILSNIKERVLYLSENVEVTKQEFFRKIGITYGNFTGKKKERPLNSDAIENILLIYPETNPEWLLTGKGEMLKTPAKQEEPTQQVAEPIAIYQKAPIPPVPSHWERQVASLQKEVAYLQRENQHLQEWLKDKDKVIKALEEKESRRIQELEEEIARLTQENHAIKSQPQNRKTG; via the coding sequence ATGAAGAATATTTTATCTAACATAAAGGAGAGGGTGCTTTATTTATCTGAAAATGTAGAGGTTACTAAGCAGGAATTTTTTAGAAAGATAGGTATTACCTATGGAAATTTTACTGGAAAAAAGAAAGAAAGACCGCTCAATTCAGACGCAATAGAGAATATATTACTCATTTATCCAGAAACTAACCCCGAATGGCTATTAACAGGCAAAGGCGAAATGCTTAAAACCCCAGCAAAGCAAGAAGAACCCACCCAGCAAGTGGCAGAGCCTATTGCTATTTACCAAAAAGCACCTATCCCCCCAGTGCCATCACACTGGGAGAGGCAAGTTGCATCCCTACAAAAAGAAGTTGCTTACCTACAAAGAGAAAACCAGCATTTGCAAGAGTGGCTAAAAGATAAAGACAAGGTAATAAAAGCCTTAGAAGAAAAAGAGAGCCGTCGCATCCAAGAATTAGAGGAGGAGATCGCTCGCCTTACTCAAGAGAACCACGCCATTAAAAGCCAGCCACAGAATAGAAAAACAGGCTAA
- a CDS encoding Rha family transcriptional regulator, translating to MNNLSIKGTMSSREIAQIAGRPHNDVLKSIRKMERSWRNVTGGNFSLSEYTDSTGRKLPEYQLTKTECLYIATKFNDEARARLVLRWEALEGEKLKNYIQMPKAINVFGMEALPYDWWLLQNGYSVSSGQRNARIRKHPEHFYKGTNGWYINKLYAEALLAIKQGKEKLKEIQALPQVLQVEMF from the coding sequence ATGAATAATTTAAGCATTAAAGGCACAATGAGCAGTAGAGAGATTGCTCAGATTGCTGGTAGACCACACAATGATGTATTAAAATCCATTAGAAAAATGGAAAGAAGTTGGAGAAATGTTACTGGGGGAAATTTTTCCCTCAGTGAATACACCGACAGCACAGGGCGAAAACTGCCAGAGTATCAACTAACAAAAACCGAGTGCTTATATATCGCTACCAAGTTCAACGATGAGGCAAGGGCGAGGCTAGTTCTTCGCTGGGAGGCTTTGGAGGGTGAAAAACTTAAAAATTATATCCAAATGCCAAAGGCTATCAATGTTTTTGGTATGGAGGCTTTGCCTTATGACTGGTGGCTGTTGCAAAATGGCTACTCGGTGAGCTCTGGGCAAAGAAACGCACGCATACGCAAGCATCCAGAGCACTTTTACAAAGGCACCAATGGCTGGTATATCAACAAGCTATACGCTGAGGCACTCCTTGCTATTAAACAGGGCAAAGAGAAACTAAAAGAAATACAAGCCTTGCCCCAAGTGCTACAAGTGGAAATGTTTTAA
- a CDS encoding AAA family ATPase translates to MITTELKKRIIEAVKNNLPNYKNAEKHAQALGVNSSQYSKIFTGGDVDYSLADAKWINIARRLGVQLKEETPWVTVKTETYEYVYSQLEACQTRSISAILCDLAGIGKTHTAKQYVKENRNAIYIDCSQVKSKQKLIRKIAQEFGIIYTGRYADVYEDLVFYIKQLEMPLVILDEAGDLDYPAFLELKALWNATEYACGWYMMGADGLREKINRQKNLNKVGYTEIFDRYGNDFKKVSPDVKEALEEFYLKQIAQVSKANHSTLTPKQMFAKTKGSLRKVRIEIEKQRLLNNG, encoded by the coding sequence ATGATAACCACAGAGCTAAAAAAACGAATTATTGAAGCCGTTAAAAATAATTTACCAAATTACAAGAATGCTGAAAAGCACGCACAGGCATTAGGCGTAAATTCTAGCCAGTATTCTAAAATTTTCACGGGTGGAGATGTAGACTACTCTTTGGCCGACGCGAAATGGATAAACATAGCTAGAAGATTAGGCGTTCAGTTAAAAGAAGAAACGCCATGGGTTACCGTGAAAACTGAAACATACGAGTATGTGTATAGTCAATTAGAAGCCTGCCAAACGCGCAGTATCTCGGCTATCCTTTGTGATTTGGCAGGTATCGGAAAAACCCACACGGCAAAACAGTATGTAAAAGAAAATCGCAATGCTATATACATTGATTGTTCACAAGTGAAAAGTAAGCAGAAACTCATTAGAAAAATAGCGCAAGAGTTTGGGATAATTTATACAGGACGATACGCAGATGTTTATGAGGATCTTGTTTTTTATATCAAGCAATTAGAAATGCCACTTGTGATATTAGATGAGGCTGGAGATTTGGACTATCCTGCGTTTTTAGAGCTAAAAGCTTTATGGAATGCTACCGAGTACGCATGTGGCTGGTATATGATGGGTGCTGATGGTCTGAGAGAAAAAATCAACCGGCAAAAGAACCTAAACAAAGTGGGCTACACCGAAATATTTGACCGCTACGGTAACGATTTTAAAAAGGTGAGCCCCGATGTAAAAGAAGCTTTGGAGGAGTTCTATTTAAAACAAATAGCACAGGTGTCAAAGGCTAACCATTCGACGCTAACACCAAAGCAAATGTTTGCAAAAACGAAAGGTAGTCTAAGAAAAGTGAGAATTGAAATTGAAAAACAAAGATTATTAAATAATGGCTAA